In the Ruminococcus sp. OA3 genome, one interval contains:
- a CDS encoding phosphotyrosine protein phosphatase, protein MKYYNKLIFVDEDDNSRAPMAKIIMKSKFLLGPLDIESRGLVVLFPEPMNQKAEAVLISNGYSVTTHEARQLQQEDLGEDVLVLTMEDAQKEKIWENYEHAHHVYTLTEYISLRGELPPLYGEPLKEYGKCYETLEALIGGIVIRLNEEEQQEQ, encoded by the coding sequence GTGAAGTATTATAACAAACTGATCTTCGTAGATGAAGATGATAACAGCAGAGCACCGATGGCAAAGATCATTATGAAAAGCAAATTCCTTCTCGGACCGCTGGATATTGAATCCAGAGGTCTCGTTGTGCTGTTTCCGGAACCGATGAATCAGAAGGCGGAGGCGGTGCTGATCAGCAACGGCTACAGTGTGACGACCCATGAGGCCAGACAGCTGCAGCAGGAAGATCTGGGGGAAGATGTTCTGGTACTTACGATGGAGGATGCACAGAAGGAAAAAATCTGGGAAAACTATGAGCATGCACATCACGTTTATACGCTGACTGAATATATCAGCCTGCGGGGTGAACTCCCTCCTCTTTACGGGGAACCGTTAAAGGAATACGGAAAATGTTATGAGACGCTGGAAGCTCTGATCGGAGGCATCGTAATCCGCCTTAACGAAGAGGAACAGCAGGAGCAATAG
- a CDS encoding dCMP deaminase family protein, which yields MGTKREDYITWDEYFMGVAILSGMRSKDPNTQVGACIVSADNKILSMGYNGFPTGCSDDEFPWTREGAPLDNKYFYSTHSELNAILNYRGGSLEGSKLYVSLFPCNECAKAIIQAGIKTIIYDCDKYSGSDSVVASKRMLDAAGVRYYQYNRTNREITFRV from the coding sequence ATGGGGACAAAAAGAGAAGACTATATAACCTGGGATGAATATTTTATGGGTGTTGCAATCTTATCCGGAATGAGGTCAAAAGATCCCAACACACAGGTTGGAGCCTGTATCGTAAGCGCAGATAATAAAATCCTGTCGATGGGATATAACGGTTTTCCCACCGGATGTTCGGACGATGAATTTCCGTGGACAAGGGAGGGAGCACCGCTTGATAACAAATATTTTTATAGCACGCACAGCGAGCTGAATGCGATTCTGAATTATCGCGGCGGCAGTCTGGAGGGGTCAAAGCTTTACGTCTCACTGTTTCCGTGCAACGAGTGTGCGAAGGCTATCATTCAGGCAGGTATCAAGACGATTATCTATGACTGTGATAAATATTCGGGTTCAGATTCCGTTGTTGCTTCCAAGAGAATGCTGGACGCTGCGGGGGTGCGTTATTATCAATACAACAGGACAAACCGGGAAATCACATTCCGTGTTTAA